One genomic window of Sarcophilus harrisii chromosome X, mSarHar1.11, whole genome shotgun sequence includes the following:
- the CETN2 gene encoding centrin-2 isoform X2 codes for MASTIKKPNLGSAPPRKKMGPKPELTEEQKQEIREAFDLFDTDGTGTIDVKELKVAMRALGFEPKKEEIKKMISDIDKEGTGKISFNDFLAVMTQKMAEKDTREEILKAFRLFDDDETGKISFKNLKRVARELGENLTDEELQEMIDEADRDGDGEVNEQEFLRIMKKTSLY; via the exons ATG gCCAGTACCATCAAGAAGCCAAACCTGGGCTCCGCCCCCCCAAGAAAGAAGATGGGACCCAAACCTGAACTCACAGAGGAACAGAAACAAGAAATTAGAGAGGCATTTGATCTCTTTGATACAGATGGAACCGGGACAATAGATGTTAAGGAGCTCAAG GTGGCCATGAGAGCTCTGGGCTTCGAACCtaagaaagaagagattaaaaaaatgatatcaGACATTGACAAGGAGGGGACGGGGAAAATCAGTTTCAATGACTTTTTGGCTGTGATGACTCAAAAAATG GCTGAAAAGGATACCAGAGAAGAAATTCTGAAGGCTTTCAGACTCTTCGACGATGATGAAACCGGAAAAATCTCCTTCAAGAACTTAAAGCGTGTGGCCAGAGAGCTAGGGGAAAACCTCACTGATGAGGAACTGCAG GAAATGATTGACGAAGCTGATCGAGATGGTGACGGAGAAGTCAATGAACAGGAGTTCCTGCGGATTATGAAAAAGACCAGTCTGTATTGA
- the CETN2 gene encoding centrin-2 isoform X3 produces MGPKPELTEEQKQEIREAFDLFDTDGTGTIDVKELKVAMRALGFEPKKEEIKKMISDIDKEGTGKISFNDFLAVMTQKMAEKDTREEILKAFRLFDDDETGKISFKNLKRVARELGENLTDEELQEMIDEADRDGDGEVNEQEFLRIMKKTSLY; encoded by the exons ATGGGACCCAAACCTGAACTCACAGAGGAACAGAAACAAGAAATTAGAGAGGCATTTGATCTCTTTGATACAGATGGAACCGGGACAATAGATGTTAAGGAGCTCAAG GTGGCCATGAGAGCTCTGGGCTTCGAACCtaagaaagaagagattaaaaaaatgatatcaGACATTGACAAGGAGGGGACGGGGAAAATCAGTTTCAATGACTTTTTGGCTGTGATGACTCAAAAAATG GCTGAAAAGGATACCAGAGAAGAAATTCTGAAGGCTTTCAGACTCTTCGACGATGATGAAACCGGAAAAATCTCCTTCAAGAACTTAAAGCGTGTGGCCAGAGAGCTAGGGGAAAACCTCACTGATGAGGAACTGCAG GAAATGATTGACGAAGCTGATCGAGATGGTGACGGAGAAGTCAATGAACAGGAGTTCCTGCGGATTATGAAAAAGACCAGTCTGTATTGA
- the CETN2 gene encoding centrin-2 isoform X1, whose protein sequence is MVICCLSLQLVLTASTIKKPNLGSAPPRKKMGPKPELTEEQKQEIREAFDLFDTDGTGTIDVKELKVAMRALGFEPKKEEIKKMISDIDKEGTGKISFNDFLAVMTQKMAEKDTREEILKAFRLFDDDETGKISFKNLKRVARELGENLTDEELQEMIDEADRDGDGEVNEQEFLRIMKKTSLY, encoded by the exons ATGGTGATCTGTTGCCTGAGTCTCCAGCTAGTTCTCACG gCCAGTACCATCAAGAAGCCAAACCTGGGCTCCGCCCCCCCAAGAAAGAAGATGGGACCCAAACCTGAACTCACAGAGGAACAGAAACAAGAAATTAGAGAGGCATTTGATCTCTTTGATACAGATGGAACCGGGACAATAGATGTTAAGGAGCTCAAG GTGGCCATGAGAGCTCTGGGCTTCGAACCtaagaaagaagagattaaaaaaatgatatcaGACATTGACAAGGAGGGGACGGGGAAAATCAGTTTCAATGACTTTTTGGCTGTGATGACTCAAAAAATG GCTGAAAAGGATACCAGAGAAGAAATTCTGAAGGCTTTCAGACTCTTCGACGATGATGAAACCGGAAAAATCTCCTTCAAGAACTTAAAGCGTGTGGCCAGAGAGCTAGGGGAAAACCTCACTGATGAGGAACTGCAG GAAATGATTGACGAAGCTGATCGAGATGGTGACGGAGAAGTCAATGAACAGGAGTTCCTGCGGATTATGAAAAAGACCAGTCTGTATTGA